aaaccagcactaaaaactaataaaaactaaactaaactaacaaaccagcactaaaaactaataaaaactaaactaaactaacaaaccagcactaaaaactaataaaaactaaactaaactaacaaaccagcactaaaaactaataaaaactaaactaacaaaccagcactaaaaactaataaaaataaactaacaaaccagcactaaaaactaataaaaactaaacgaAACTgacaaaccagcactaaaaactaataaaaactaaactaacaaaccagcactaaaaactaataaaaactaaactaaactaacaaaccagcactaaaaactaataaaactaaactaacaaaccagcactaaaaacaaataaaaactaaactaacaaaccagcactaaaaactaataaaactaaactaacaaaccagcactaaaaactaataaaaactaaacgaAACTGACAAAGCAGcactaaaaacaaataaaaactaaactaacaaaccagcactaaaaactaataaaaactaaactaacaaaccagcactaaaaactaataaaaactaaactaaactaacaaaccagcactaaaaactaataaaaactaaactaaactaacaaaccagcactaaaaactaataaaaactaaactaacaaaccagcactaaaaactaataaaactaaactagactaacaaaccagcactaaaaactaataaaactaaactaaactaacaaaccagcactaaaaactaataaaactaaactagactaacaaaccagcactaaaaactaataaaaactaaactaacaaaccagcactaaaaactaataaaaactaaactaacaaaccagcactaaaaactaataaaaactaaactaacaaaccagcactaaaaactaataaaaataaactaacaaaccagcactaaaaactaataaaaactaaactaacaaaccagcactaaaaactaataaaaactaaactaaactaataaaaccaccactaaaaactaataaaaactaaacgaAACTGACAAACcagcacttaaaaaaaaactaataaaaactaacaaaccagcactaaaaactaataaaaactaaacgaAACTgacaaaccagcactaaaaactaataaaaactaaactaacaaaccagcactaaaaactaataaaaactaaactaaactaacaaaccagcactaaaaactaataaaaactaaactaaactaacaaaccagcactaaaaacaaataaaaactaaactaacaaaccagcactaaaaactaataaaactaaactaacaaaccagcactaaaaacaaataaaaactaaactaacaaaccagcactaaaaactaataaaactaaactaacaaaccagcactaaaaactaataaaaactaaactaacaaaccagcactaaaaacaaataaaaactaaactaacaaaccagcactaaaaactaataaaaactaaactaacaaaccagcactaaaaactaataaaactaaactaacaaaccagcactaaaaactaataaaaactaaactaaactaacaaaccagcactaaaaacaaataaaaactaaactaacaaaccagcactaaaaactaataaaactaaactaacaaaccaacagtaaagactaataaaactaaactaacaaaccaacagtaaagactaataaaaactaaactaaaacgaagcattattccacaataaaactaaactaacaaaccaacagtaaagactaataaaaactaaactaaaacgaagcattattccacaataaaactaaactaacaaaccaacaaaacaactaacaaaccaacagtaaaaactaataaaaactaaactaacaaaccagcactaaaaaaaaataaaaactaaactaacaaaccagcactaaaaacaaataaaaactaaactaacaaaccagcactaaaaacaaataaaaactaaactaacaaaccagcactaaaaactaataaaaactaaactaaactgacaaaccagcactaaaaacaaataaaaactaaactaacaaaccagcactaaaaactaataaaaactaaactaaactaacaaaccagcactaaaagcaaataaaaactaaactaacaaaccagcactaaaaactaataaaaataaactaacaaaccagcactaaaaactaataaaaactaaacgaAACTGACAAACcagcacttaaaaaaaaactagacaaaactaacaaaccagcactaaaaactaataaaaactaaactaacaaaccagcagaaacatagaaactaaactgaaatcaaacaatggaagtgaaaatgaaatgaaaaattaaaactaatgaaaaaaacaaaactattataaccttggtctgGTTCTCTGGTTCCAGTTTGTCTTTGTTATTGTGGATTAAATAAGGACAAAggatggaagaaaggaaactggcactataaacaggagctagctacagtagctcacattaaagagtcgtttagaAGAACAGACTCGTTCATGAACAGCTCACCATTCCTCTGGTTATTTTGTTGGGAGAACATCAGTAATTACATCAAAGACTGTTGGAGACTAAATGAGGATTTTTCGATGTTAAAGGGACTCAGCTAGTCTCCTAGCTCAGGACTCCTCTGGACTCTGGTCTCCCTCCATCTGGATAGACCacagtaggaggtctgcaggactgagtatcAGTTATCTGGATCAAAATCAGGTAACAAATCTCAACTAAGAAACTGATGATGACTGCAGCTCCATTtcaaactttcctctgttctcaTTCATTCATAACGGCTGTCCTCACTTCAGTCAGATCAGACCAGACTTCAGTCGTCTAAAATTACAGCAACTATGAAAAGCAACATGTCAGTTCCCTGCAGTCAGTGACCTAGACTCAGAGATGTCAGGAGCTCACACTTTCTTTTCCTGTCTGGTAGCAGAATGAAGGAGAGGTGAAAACTGCAGCAGTGTgtgagctgaaaaaaaaaacagacagccAGGATTAATTTGTTCAGATCGGTCTAAAACATGACACGCTGAGCTCACACAGAGCAAAAGAGAATCAATATCCCAACTAAAAAACCCCAACAGATTAATTTAGGTCAGAGTGGGACACCGTAGTTAGGAAGGGAAGTAGAAGCACCTCCTGGGGAGGGTCTGAGAACTGGATGGTAAGGGTTCAGCCGGTCCAGAAGGGCTGGCTTTGTGTCAGTGGTAGTGTGATATTTCTTTAACactgttggtgtgtgtttggTGACAGAGGTGGATTAAGGAGCTAGTTTTACAGCATCACCAGCTACTGCCATCCCAtgtcagagttcctttcactaaTATTCTATGTCTGAGCTGTTTTAGgtccatctctccaggtatccttaCAGCTGCCCCTAAGACCAGGTCCAACCAACTGGGGTGTTCAGGGCCCACCAGGTGCCGCACCCATCCCTCCTCTCCTGAACACGTCAGTATCCAGTAGCcaaaaactctgactttaatccacACAATCAAATACGCATGACATCtttaagttggactggtctaaaaatcaatagacatctgcagtaagatgctgcagatgttttatcagtctgtgggccaagtgttctgttttatgctggagtctgctggggaggcagtgtaaaacacgaGGATGCAAGgcatctgaacaaactggtgaaaaagctggctctgtggtcagaatcaagttgaactcattggaggatgaggaggagagattGAAGAAGGAGGAGGCCTTTCTGGGgaacatctacagtctctacaaggacatctacagtctctacaaggacatctacagtctctacaaggacatctacagtctctacaaggacatctacagtctctacaaggacatctacagtctctacaaggacatctacagtctctacaaggacatctacagtctctacaaggacatctacattctctacaaggacatctacattctctacaaggacatctacagtctctgtgaggacatctacagtctctatgaggacatctacagtctctacaaggacatctacattctctacaaggacatctacagtctctacaaggacatctacagtctctaagaggacatctacagtctaaAGGCATATATCCACTGTAATTAAAGGcacatatctactgtaaataaaggcatatatctactgtaaataaaggcatatATCTGCTGTCAATGTAGGCCtgtaaaacaaatatttgacaACCGGCATCTCATGGATGATCGGACCCTTCAGGCTGTTCTCTGGCTCCCTCTGCTGGGGAAAaactatcatttattttgatggTACCACCAGGTACCACCAGGTCTCTTTTAACTGCCCTGGTGTAAATAAAGGCTGATCTTTGGTTTAATGTTTGTTCAAAGCCTATGAAAGAGCCAAGCAGTTTTTGTTTACAGTAATTAATAGTGACTCTGATCAGCCTGAAGACCCTTCTTAAAAACACAGCGCTGAGCAGGAACTGAGTGGTTCTGTTGGCCTCTTCAGCCGCTGACGTCCAGCTGGCACTGCGGGGGTTTGAGAGTGTTTGGCCGCTGGACTGAGGATCAGCATCTCCAAGTCTGAGACCGTGGACTGCTCTCTGTCCAGGTGTGGAGTGGATCTTTGCAGGAAAAGGAGTTCAGGTATCTCTGGGTTTTGTTTATGAGTGAAGCAAACAGGCCGTGAGACTGACGGGCAGATGGGTGCAGCGTCAGCAGTACTGCGGCCGTCGTGATGAACCATGGCAGTAAATGAGCTGAGCCTTAATAAAGCTTTCAGGAGACAAGTCGGTCTTTGTTTCAACCCTCAGCTATGATCAGGAGCTCAGGGTAGTGAACTCTGACCTGACCCCAGGTAAACAGAGGAATATTGTCTTTATCATAACAGGGTATATCCTTTATTATAATACTAATGATGACTGCTGCTCTATTATAGACCACATCagagagtacggtctagacctgccctctttgtaagtCTTCAGATACCTTTTGTTATGAACtggtgctatacaaacaaagactgattgattgagATGACGTCAAACGTGTCAGATTTATTGATTAGAAATAAATTCTATACAGTACATGTTTCCTGTAATGATGTGAGTCAGCTTTTTATTACACATTCAAACTTTTCATCTGACATTACGGTGAATACAAACCCATGGTTTGGACGTCATCACTTACCTGTCTGTCTGATTCTGATTTAGGAACATTTCAGTGACCCGCCTCCAGAATCAGCTCATGATTACCACCAGTCTGTGACAGGATCAGTGATCCATGTTTGAGCACATGCACTCATCAAAACAGCGACCGTGAAGTCAGTCCACAGTCTGACAGCGTTCATAAGAGCAGTGAATGAAGTCCGAGCTCCTGGTTGGTGCAGATTCACTCAATCCTCTGGTTTCGCTGAATCCTGCAGAGAAAAGCAGGTAAAAAGCATCAGTAAAGATATCAGCTGCAGactgtggaaaaacaaaaccatgagATCAGTGAAAGCCATGTGGTCTTTGGCCAAAGCTTGATCCAAATGAGGTAACTGGACTCGGCAGGACTTGGAAGCCTGTCAGACAAGGGGAAAATAGTCTTCAAAAAAACCTAAACCTAGTCCAGTTAACCTTTTTGGCTCAAGCTTTGGACATCTTtaaccacaggtgtcaaactaaaggccccggggccaaatgtggcccgtggaacagttaaatccggcccgcaagatgatctgatatttctgttctaactgtccatcagtctgaggtctgcagatttcctcaggtataaaaatgtgaacttatcctgataatttaaaatttccttgttatgtcataaaatctgaaaaagtaaggagtaaaaatatttagataagaagtcaggaacatggagaaagaaattaatttgtgttttaatttcacattttcaatttagcatctcacaatcaggactctaatttaggattctgactttttatctcatactttgagcatttcaactcataattttgacttctcatataatattttgatttttaagattcataattctaatttttaagtgatattttgacctttttaactaattattttgtattttgcctcatatttttaactccaaactttgacttcataatcccatagttcatggttttgactttctttctaatatatctGCCCttgaaaaacattatttttcaatttcaaattcatgttttgaccttttaaagtaataaatgtacttttctcagattgtgagcctttaaacttgtcttttaaactttgaaaatgtcaaaatccttttttaaagttttttttttcatgtgttattattggtgaaatgaggttgacagtttatggttaaaaaggtgaccctgttaggccctcaggttagacctgaatccagaatccggcccctgctgtgatggagtttgacacccctgtcttgAACCCGTTCTGCTTTTTTCTCTGATACAACccttgagtttttatttcataggaATAAACCAGAGAGGGGATGGAAAGATTCAGCACACAAACAGTCTGAGAGATCCTGAACGACCTCCTGACAGTTCTACCAGACCTGGACAGACAAGGTCTTGGCTGGTATCTAATCATGAGGTCCAATTAccgtgacctttgacctgacaTAAAACATTGGCAGCATTGATCTGTATTATTCAGACAGCATGGAAGACATTACCACCAACTTTGCTGATtatataaaacaaattaaacatgtttgGGCATCTAggatttccatttttgttgcatcAAAAAACGATCGGTTTGGACTGTTTTTACTAAAATCATGACGGTTAAAAACTCTGGTATGGTGGCCAGAAAATCCCTGAAAGTATTCTTGGTATCACAACAACAAGAATAACCGAGTCCAGCCGACTGACTGGAGAAGAACCAAAGAAAGAACGAACAACCGTCCAAAAGAGTAAATGAACAAATGAGTGACAGTCTGACCAACAAAGGAGCAACAACCCACGGCCGTCCACATGACCGACCAGCAGAACGACTGAATGAACAGCCAAACAGACCAACTTTGTCCACCAGTGAGCTCCAGCACAGAATGATGTTCTGCAGGTTCCCAGTTCTGGATCATGAAAGCACACCTACCTACCAATCTACCAGCGACCAGCCCGCCTTTTTACTAATGTTGAAGCAGACCACATGAGTGAGGGGAGCGGGAAACTATCACGCTCGTTAACTAGTGATCTAAAGTGAAAACGCCCTCAGATGGATTCTAAATATTAACCACATAAACCTTGATgagaaataaaaccacaaactCACCGTCTGGCCCCTGGCGGCCATCAGAGCTTTGAGCTCCTGACTCCACCCGAGAGCGTCGACCAGAGCTTGGACACCACTGACAACATCGCCCTGCTGAATGACATCCTGGGGCCACCGCCGCCATGCAAAGGGACCCACCAGGTCCCTGTTGATGAGTAGGCGGGGCACAGAGCTCCGCACGGCTCCTGCCAGACTGGCGAAGGGCTCCACCTGCAGGACAAAGAGGGAAGAGCGACATAGAGCATGATCATTtttgagccaggccttctggtccaacaccAGAGCCTGACAGAATGACTAGACGCACATTCACacagaagagtggaggctgtaaGAGCTGTTATGGACAggtggacaaatacttttgtccatgtggTGTATGTGTTCTGTTTGAAGCTGCCGTCTCACCTCCAGAGACGTTCCCATGATGATCAGCAGGTCTGCCAGAGGAAAGTCCGTCAGGTATTTAAAGAAGTGACGAGGAAGCTCCTCCCCAAAGAACACGATGTCGGGCTTGACCACACCTGTGCAGGTGGGACACCTGGGAACCTTCCCGCTCATCACGTCTGGCTGATGAGACAGGGACGCAAGATAGCAGGAAGACGACAAATTATTAAAgatgattaatctcagaatttctgtagttaatcctTAATAATCTTCCTTTTGGTCACATTTGATATTCCACCATTTTCCATCTAACTctgtactgtcttaaactaaaggCAAGTGacttcctgcttttattttgaaatatcgTTTATTCaggatttcatttaaaaacttaaaagtaCTGGAAtcctttaaaggtaaaaatactGAGGAGGGTGAACTACTTTTATATTTGGCTCCTTGCAGACTAAAACTGATTTGACCCAAAGTAATGTGAACTCTCAGTGGTTTTACTTTATTGACTTCCTTTCAGTCAGAAAACTGGAGCTATTTTAATCCCGGATGTCTCTGGTGGTCTGCCTGATGTCTGGCATTAATGTGTGCTTTGTGACTCACTCTTAGCTCCTCCCCCTCGTATTTCCTCCTACAGACAGTGCAGGTCGCCGTGGCAAACGTCCCATGAGCCTCCACCAACATCTCTGGAGGAATCCCCGACacttcacagaaaaaaacacacgaGTAAACAGGCAGGGCGGAGCTAAACTCTCTCTGTCCAATCAGAAAAGACATGAATGCCTACATCTCTCCAGGCCGTCGATGTTCTGCGTGTACATCCGGAGCAGCTGACCCTTCTCATGAAGCAGACGCACAAAGTAGTGAGTCACGTTGGGCTGGTAGTTTCCAGGGTACAGCTCTTTGGCCAGGGTGAAGAACGGGTTCGGGTTGTGATGGAAAAAGTTGATCTCAAATATGGCCTCTGCGTATGGCAGGTCGTACTGCTGCAGGTTATCATAGAGACCGCTACCTGGAGACCTGGGGGGAAAACCAGAGAGACAGACCCACCATCTCACCAAAAAATAGGATGGTTGGAGATTTACTGTCTACTGTAGGACTGATTCTATTCTAGTGGTACAGCTCCTCAGGTTTCATCAGTAGATACTCAGTATTTAGTCAGCTTTAAATGAATCACAGTAATTTCCTTGAAATATTCAGAAAACTTGCAATAAAATCTTCAAGACATGTCGTAGATGTTTTGAGAGGCATCTGACTGCAGACCTCGACCGTGGGGTGGAGAGTGACGTTCAAACCCTCCTTGGGTTTTCCTAAGTTTGTGGTCTACTGTTTTAAATTCTATCCCCCTAACtctgacctgtagggttcaggtgcctaactctgacctgtagggttcaggtgcctaactctgacctgtagggttcaggtgcctaaccctgacctgtagggttcaggtgcctaactctgacctgtagggttcaggtgcctaactctgaccctgacctgtagggttcaggtgcctaaccctgacctgtagggttcaggtgcctaaccctgacctgtagggttcaggtgcccAACCCTGACCtctagggttcaggtgcctaaccctgacctgtagggttcaggtgcccAACCCTGACCTGTAGGCttcaggtgcctaactctgactctgacctgtagggttcaggtggCTTACcctgacctgtagggttcaggtgcct
This sequence is a window from Cheilinus undulatus linkage group 1, ASM1832078v1, whole genome shotgun sequence. Protein-coding genes within it:
- the sirt3 gene encoding NAD-dependent protein deacetylase sirtuin-3, mitochondrial isoform X2, giving the protein MAGAGISTPSGIPDFRSPGSGLYDNLQQYDLPYAEAIFEINFFHHNPNPFFTLAKELYPGNYQPNVTHYFVRLLHEKGQLLRMYTQNIDGLERLSGIPPEMLVEAHGTFATATCTVCRRKYEGEELRPDVMSGKVPRCPTCTGVVKPDIVFFGEELPRHFFKYLTDFPLADLLIIMGTSLEVEPFASLAGAVRSSVPRLLINRDLVGPFAWRRWPQDVIQQGDVVSGVQALVDALGWSQELKALMAARGQTDSAKPED
- the sirt3 gene encoding NAD-dependent protein deacetylase sirtuin-3, mitochondrial isoform X1, with amino-acid sequence MSPLSSSVISTVTRSFYRSLCLRPSRTLSAHGLGQRRASPAPAALTRQTHPACCDGTRGFFSRGGGAEGEQQTLQDIAQSIRQRHVRRVVVMAGAGISTPSGIPDFRSPGSGLYDNLQQYDLPYAEAIFEINFFHHNPNPFFTLAKELYPGNYQPNVTHYFVRLLHEKGQLLRMYTQNIDGLERLSGIPPEMLVEAHGTFATATCTVCRRKYEGEELRPDVMSGKVPRCPTCTGVVKPDIVFFGEELPRHFFKYLTDFPLADLLIIMGTSLEVEPFASLAGAVRSSVPRLLINRDLVGPFAWRRWPQDVIQQGDVVSGVQALVDALGWSQELKALMAARGQTDSAKPED